One window of Akkermansia biwaensis genomic DNA carries:
- a CDS encoding tetratricopeptide repeat protein, translating into MIDTITEDQLTPQQAEFWVRARQAVDMNNFPYAVSLLKALVKQLPGFLEGRQALRACEIKLNPEPKKGGLFSGMKISTSKLTSSKKDAATQLSSLEDELENDPYSIPVNEALYAAAMEVDFPDLAAFALETIRQGHPANKKMLHMLASHYVSRDLPAKAAEVFHDIVKLDPTDSVAVKSEKDCMARATMQQQKWEEAKSFKDVMKDSSETNALDKSDKKGLTRAELEERLGLLSARYAQNQQDQAVVRDIANVYEQMEDWANAYSFYSYAFSLSNNDISLENKAGEMNERLRKAQVEEIRKRAAADPDNKELQEQLAQFSREAAEQQVALCRQRVENNPTDPQTRFELGQALFDCGNYTEAIPELQRARNNPHIRIRAMLLLGKCYDAKNMHDMALRQLEEANKELIEMNDTKKEILYMIGLLYEKLGKKEESLAAFQQIYDAEYGYRDVARRVESSYGS; encoded by the coding sequence ATGATTGATACGATTACAGAAGACCAGCTGACCCCCCAGCAGGCCGAATTTTGGGTGCGCGCCCGCCAGGCGGTGGATATGAACAACTTTCCCTATGCTGTCAGCCTTCTCAAGGCGCTGGTAAAGCAGCTGCCGGGCTTTCTGGAAGGCCGGCAGGCCCTGCGCGCCTGTGAAATCAAGCTGAATCCGGAGCCCAAGAAGGGCGGCCTGTTCAGCGGCATGAAAATCAGCACCAGCAAGCTCACCTCATCCAAAAAGGATGCGGCCACCCAGCTCTCCTCCCTGGAGGACGAACTGGAAAACGATCCTTACAGCATTCCGGTGAATGAGGCGCTGTACGCAGCCGCCATGGAGGTGGACTTTCCGGACCTGGCCGCCTTTGCGCTGGAAACCATCCGCCAGGGGCATCCCGCCAACAAGAAAATGCTCCATATGCTGGCTTCCCACTATGTCTCCAGAGATCTTCCGGCCAAGGCCGCGGAAGTGTTCCACGACATCGTGAAGCTGGACCCCACGGACAGCGTGGCGGTGAAAAGCGAGAAGGACTGCATGGCCCGCGCCACGATGCAGCAACAGAAGTGGGAGGAGGCCAAGAGCTTCAAGGACGTGATGAAGGATTCTTCCGAAACGAACGCCCTGGACAAGAGCGACAAGAAAGGCCTTACCCGTGCGGAACTGGAAGAACGCCTGGGCCTTCTTTCCGCCCGCTATGCCCAGAACCAGCAGGATCAGGCCGTGGTGCGGGACATCGCCAACGTTTACGAACAGATGGAGGACTGGGCCAACGCCTACTCCTTCTATAGCTACGCCTTCAGTCTCAGCAACAACGACATCTCCCTGGAAAACAAGGCCGGGGAAATGAACGAGCGCCTGCGCAAGGCCCAGGTGGAGGAAATCCGCAAGCGCGCCGCCGCGGACCCGGACAACAAGGAGCTTCAGGAGCAGCTGGCCCAGTTCAGCCGGGAAGCCGCCGAACAGCAGGTAGCCCTGTGCCGCCAGCGCGTGGAAAACAATCCCACGGATCCGCAGACGCGTTTTGAACTCGGGCAGGCCCTCTTTGACTGCGGCAACTATACGGAGGCCATCCCGGAACTCCAGCGCGCCCGCAACAACCCCCATATCCGCATCCGCGCCATGCTGCTGCTCGGCAAATGTTATGACGCCAAGAACATGCACGACATGGCCCTTCGCCAATTGGAAGAGGCCAACAAGGAATTGATTGAAATGAATGACACCAAGAAGGAAATCCTCTACATGATCGGCCTGCTTTATGAAAAGCTCGGCAAGAAGGAGGAATCCCTGGCGGCATTCCAGCAGATTTACGATGCCGAATACGGTTACCGGGATGTGGCCCGGCGCGTAGAATCCTCTTATGGCAGTTAA
- a CDS encoding pseudouridine synthase, producing the protein MRLDALLSRYGYCSRREAPGWIKRHSITSGGSACANPADKVQAEDVLIDGEPVEFPEGLYAALHKPAGYTCSHDEEEGDVIYDLLPFQWRHRNPAVSSVGRLDKETSGLLLITDDGKFIHRMTSPRHHVAKVYEAATEQDIPAEAVELFAAGTLTLEGERHPCAPARLEILEPRRALLTLTEGKYHQVRRMLAAVGAPVASLRRVSIGRLKLEDLNLEPGAWTPIRPDMI; encoded by the coding sequence ATGAGACTGGACGCTCTTTTATCCCGCTACGGGTACTGTTCCAGGCGGGAAGCGCCGGGATGGATCAAACGCCACTCCATTACGTCCGGGGGGAGCGCATGCGCCAACCCCGCGGACAAAGTTCAGGCGGAAGACGTCCTGATAGACGGAGAACCGGTGGAATTCCCGGAAGGGCTGTATGCGGCCCTCCACAAGCCAGCCGGCTACACATGCAGCCACGACGAAGAGGAAGGGGACGTGATTTACGACCTCCTGCCCTTCCAGTGGAGACACCGGAATCCCGCCGTTTCCTCCGTCGGACGGCTGGACAAGGAAACGTCCGGATTGCTCCTGATCACGGACGACGGCAAGTTCATCCACCGCATGACTTCCCCCAGGCACCACGTTGCCAAAGTGTACGAGGCTGCCACGGAACAGGACATCCCGGCGGAGGCCGTGGAACTGTTCGCCGCCGGCACGCTGACGCTGGAGGGAGAAAGGCACCCCTGCGCCCCCGCCCGCCTGGAAATCCTGGAACCGCGCCGCGCACTGCTGACGCTGACGGAAGGAAAGTACCACCAGGTGCGCCGCATGCTGGCCGCCGTGGGCGCTCCCGTGGCCTCCCTGCGCCGCGTTTCCATCGGCAGGCTGAAGCTTGAAGACCTGAACCTGGAACCCGGAGCCTGGACGCCCATCCGCCCGGACATGATTTAA
- a CDS encoding RluA family pseudouridine synthase, with product MWIPISDEPISCFPHFDVAAESEDWIVVSKGAPLIVHPSNGKREPNLLEGVEELLRYELVNGAALSLVNRLDRETSGLTLIAKNRSAARQLGRAIQRRLMHKEYLAIVRGWPEWKETVCTAPILRQGEVGESRIWVKQTVHPAGKECITAFRVERTLESASGPLALVRCIPETGRMHQIRVHLAHLGHSIAGDKIYGPSEDCYLEYIQHGWNRELEKQLILHRHALHACRLEFPFDEETFTAESPLPEDMKRLLDL from the coding sequence ATGTGGATTCCCATCTCCGACGAGCCTATTTCCTGTTTCCCTCATTTTGATGTGGCGGCGGAGTCGGAAGACTGGATTGTGGTGAGCAAGGGAGCCCCGCTGATCGTCCATCCGTCCAACGGGAAGCGGGAACCCAACCTGCTGGAAGGCGTGGAGGAGCTGCTGCGTTACGAACTGGTCAACGGAGCCGCCCTTTCCCTTGTCAACCGGCTGGACAGGGAAACCAGCGGCCTGACCCTGATTGCGAAAAACAGAAGCGCCGCCCGCCAGCTGGGGCGCGCCATCCAACGGCGGCTGATGCACAAGGAATACCTGGCCATCGTCAGGGGATGGCCAGAATGGAAGGAAACGGTCTGCACGGCCCCCATCCTGCGGCAGGGGGAAGTAGGGGAAAGCCGCATCTGGGTAAAACAAACAGTACATCCCGCCGGAAAGGAATGCATCACGGCATTCCGTGTAGAGCGCACCCTGGAATCGGCCAGCGGCCCTCTGGCCCTGGTCCGGTGCATTCCGGAAACAGGCCGCATGCACCAGATACGCGTGCATCTGGCGCATCTGGGCCATTCCATCGCGGGAGACAAGATTTACGGCCCCTCCGAGGATTGCTACCTGGAATACATCCAGCACGGCTGGAACCGGGAACTGGAGAAGCAGCTGATCCTGCACCGCCATGCCCTGCACGCCTGCCGGCTGGAGTTTCCCTTTGATGAAGAAACCTTCACCGCGGAATCCCCCTTGCCGGAGGATATGAAAAGGCTACTGGACCTTTAG
- a CDS encoding NAD(P)H-dependent oxidoreductase: MNMNAQELIKTLEWRYATKIFNPDRRIPEADWNALLESLHLSPSSLGLQMWKFIDVQDPSVRAELRSVSWDQPQVTDSSRLVVFCARRGFSPEDVQRYLERIVEVRGVTMESLNLYRDRIVELAGSKSPDVLKAWLERQVYIALGFMMSCAADLRIDTCALEGMDPEAYDRILKLEDSPYYTLCALALGYRDEEADKYARLAKVRFDRGDVIQVI; the protein is encoded by the coding sequence ATGAATATGAATGCTCAGGAATTGATTAAAACGCTGGAATGGCGCTACGCCACCAAAATATTCAACCCGGACCGCCGCATTCCGGAGGCGGACTGGAACGCCCTGCTGGAATCCCTGCATTTGAGCCCTTCCTCCCTGGGGTTGCAGATGTGGAAGTTCATTGACGTGCAGGATCCGTCCGTGCGTGCGGAGCTCCGCTCCGTTTCCTGGGACCAGCCGCAGGTGACGGATTCCTCCCGTCTGGTGGTGTTCTGCGCGCGCAGGGGCTTTTCCCCGGAAGACGTGCAGCGCTATCTGGAACGCATTGTGGAAGTGCGCGGCGTGACGATGGAATCCCTGAATCTTTACCGGGACCGCATTGTTGAGCTGGCGGGTTCCAAATCCCCGGACGTGCTCAAGGCATGGCTGGAACGCCAGGTATATATCGCGCTGGGATTCATGATGAGCTGCGCCGCGGACCTGCGGATAGACACGTGCGCGCTGGAAGGCATGGACCCGGAGGCATACGACCGTATCCTGAAGCTGGAGGATTCCCCGTATTATACGCTTTGCGCCCTGGCCTTGGGCTACCGGGATGAGGAAGCGGACAAGTATGCCCGGCTGGCCAAAGTCCGGTTTGACCGCGGCGACGTCATCCAGGTGATTTGA
- a CDS encoding NPCBM/NEW2 domain-containing protein, translating into MSKRFFVLLLALGMGNWNAFGMDGDASTAVPVQPAAPAEGAEFTRLPVSWKANPRDVATAKAAWKTLSAYHQGKPVSGRKLHVVYVTFKDRPALDKYRERYDHLLKNIQAYYADQMQANGFPPLTFKLDLDDRGRLIVHDAYVDKPMSGMNVQNSGPVSREAARKVLASKGIDIEKEHVLIICQLPDGVGPYYGGGFSHQGTGWTCDQEGLDPANFLDTSMMEGGRFKVTKGRNASIYIGGTAHELGHSFGLPHTGTGWDYPDAGESLMGSGNYTYGNELRKEGKGSFLSPTDALKLASVPLFNGVETSLPPDASFGRMIGKYVPGSFERLEAVPVKNGLRLKGKARLDRPAYGVVVHLDPPGGSDYDSNAVGAALNDEGEFDLTICRPGFKGGFIEMRVAVLNCDSTRCMTTLPVWLDGKGARVPSLAQSVYFGDVQNLWIRGRMNEAKKALEEVERRHGARPEVQEWLPVWKRALERRDASQEFTPAGVPADLASISLNDCKPSVAQVGWAVPLWDVLFPSDLGPVPFFKTIGRPERFILAHAPAVFAYDLNGAWKEFRADVGLPFGSRGSVRFGVYLDGKKLFESPVLKDGSSVPVQVAVEGGKKLEIRVDDAGDGNTADWGIIANGVLAR; encoded by the coding sequence ATGTCTAAACGCTTTTTTGTACTCCTGCTGGCCCTGGGGATGGGGAACTGGAATGCCTTCGGCATGGACGGAGATGCCTCCACTGCCGTTCCCGTTCAGCCTGCTGCGCCCGCAGAAGGAGCGGAGTTTACCCGCCTGCCCGTGAGCTGGAAGGCGAATCCCCGGGATGTCGCCACCGCAAAAGCGGCCTGGAAGACATTGAGCGCCTATCATCAGGGAAAACCCGTGTCCGGCAGAAAGCTGCATGTGGTTTACGTAACGTTCAAGGACAGACCGGCCCTGGACAAGTACCGGGAACGGTATGACCATTTGCTGAAAAATATCCAGGCCTATTATGCGGACCAGATGCAGGCCAACGGCTTTCCTCCCCTGACGTTCAAGCTGGACCTGGACGACCGGGGCCGCCTGATTGTGCATGACGCCTATGTGGACAAGCCCATGAGCGGAATGAACGTGCAGAATTCCGGTCCCGTTTCCCGTGAGGCCGCCAGGAAGGTGCTGGCTTCCAAGGGAATCGACATTGAAAAGGAGCATGTGCTGATCATCTGCCAGCTTCCGGATGGCGTGGGGCCCTATTACGGCGGCGGCTTCAGCCACCAGGGCACCGGCTGGACCTGTGACCAGGAAGGGCTGGACCCCGCCAATTTCCTGGACACATCCATGATGGAGGGAGGACGCTTCAAAGTCACCAAAGGCAGGAATGCCTCCATTTACATAGGAGGAACGGCTCATGAACTGGGGCACTCCTTCGGTCTGCCCCACACGGGGACGGGATGGGATTATCCCGATGCCGGAGAATCTCTGATGGGTTCCGGCAATTATACATACGGCAATGAATTGCGCAAGGAGGGCAAGGGCTCGTTCCTGTCGCCCACGGATGCCTTGAAGCTGGCCAGCGTGCCTCTCTTCAACGGCGTGGAAACGTCCCTTCCTCCGGACGCCTCTTTCGGCCGCATGATCGGCAAGTACGTGCCGGGTTCCTTTGAACGGCTGGAGGCCGTTCCCGTCAAGAACGGCCTGCGCCTGAAGGGGAAGGCCAGGCTGGACCGCCCCGCCTACGGGGTTGTGGTCCATCTGGACCCGCCCGGCGGTTCCGACTATGATTCCAATGCCGTGGGCGCCGCGCTGAATGACGAGGGAGAGTTTGACCTGACCATTTGCAGGCCGGGCTTCAAGGGAGGCTTCATCGAGATGCGCGTGGCCGTCCTGAACTGCGACAGCACGCGCTGCATGACCACGCTGCCCGTGTGGCTGGACGGGAAGGGGGCCAGGGTGCCTTCGCTGGCTCAGTCCGTTTACTTCGGCGATGTGCAGAACCTGTGGATACGCGGCCGCATGAATGAAGCGAAAAAGGCGCTGGAGGAAGTGGAACGCAGGCATGGCGCCAGGCCGGAGGTGCAGGAATGGCTTCCTGTCTGGAAGCGCGCCCTGGAGCGCAGGGACGCCTCCCAGGAATTCACGCCCGCCGGAGTTCCCGCCGATCTTGCCAGCATCAGCCTGAATGACTGCAAGCCTTCCGTGGCCCAGGTGGGTTGGGCGGTTCCCCTGTGGGATGTCCTTTTCCCGTCGGATCTGGGGCCCGTTCCGTTCTTCAAGACCATAGGCCGTCCGGAACGTTTCATTCTGGCGCATGCCCCGGCGGTTTTCGCCTATGACCTGAATGGCGCCTGGAAGGAATTCCGGGCGGATGTGGGTCTTCCGTTCGGCTCCCGCGGCAGCGTCAGGTTCGGCGTTTATCTGGACGGGAAAAAGCTCTTTGAATCCCCCGTGCTGAAAGACGGCTCTTCCGTACCCGTCCAGGTGGCGGTGGAGGGCGGCAAAAAGCTGGAAATCCGCGTGGATGACGCCGGAGACGGGAATACGGCGGACTGGGGTATCATTGCCAATGGCGTTCTTGCCCGGTAA
- a CDS encoding malate dehydrogenase yields the protein MKTPITVTVTGAAGQIAYSLLFRIASGSMLGPDQPINLRLLEIPPAMNALEGVVMELRDAAFPLLNEIVPTSDPDEAFAGANWCLLVGSVPRKAGMERKDLLDINGKVFIGQGQAIARSAAKDVRVLVVGNPCNTNALIAMHNASGVPSDRFFAMTRLDENRAKSQLAEKAGVHVTEVTNVAIWGNHSSTQYPDFTNAKIGGKPVTEVIKDTEWLKGDFITTVQQRGAAIIKARGASSAASAASAAVDTVRSLATQTPEGDWYSVAVCSDGSYGIEKGLICSFPIRTTKDGGWEIVQGLPIDVFSQEKIDVTVNELKEERDAVTSLLQH from the coding sequence ATGAAAACACCTATCACCGTTACCGTTACAGGAGCCGCCGGACAAATTGCCTACTCTCTGCTGTTCCGCATTGCCTCCGGCAGCATGCTGGGACCGGATCAGCCCATCAATCTGCGCCTGCTGGAAATTCCGCCGGCCATGAATGCCCTGGAAGGCGTTGTGATGGAATTGCGTGATGCCGCGTTCCCGCTTCTCAACGAGATCGTCCCCACCAGTGATCCGGATGAAGCGTTTGCAGGCGCCAACTGGTGCCTTCTGGTCGGTTCCGTTCCCCGCAAGGCCGGTATGGAACGCAAGGACCTGCTGGACATCAACGGCAAGGTGTTCATCGGCCAGGGCCAGGCCATCGCCCGCAGCGCCGCCAAGGATGTGCGCGTGCTGGTCGTCGGCAACCCGTGCAATACGAACGCCCTGATCGCCATGCATAATGCCAGCGGCGTTCCCTCCGACCGTTTCTTCGCGATGACCCGCCTGGATGAAAACCGCGCCAAGAGCCAGCTGGCTGAAAAGGCCGGGGTTCATGTGACGGAAGTGACCAACGTGGCCATCTGGGGCAACCACTCCTCCACCCAGTATCCGGATTTCACGAATGCCAAGATCGGCGGCAAGCCGGTTACGGAAGTCATCAAGGATACGGAATGGCTCAAGGGCGACTTCATCACCACCGTCCAGCAGCGCGGCGCCGCCATCATCAAGGCTCGTGGAGCTTCCTCCGCCGCTTCCGCCGCTTCCGCCGCCGTGGATACCGTGCGCAGCCTGGCTACCCAGACGCCCGAAGGCGACTGGTATTCCGTGGCCGTCTGCTCCGATGGTTCCTATGGCATTGAAAAGGGCCTCATTTGCTCCTTCCCGATCCGCACCACCAAGGACGGCGGCTGGGAAATCGTGCAGGGCCTTCCGATCGACGTGTTCTCCCAGGAAAAGATTGACGTCACCGTCAATGAACTGAAGGAGGAACGCGACGCCGTTACTTCTCTGTTGCAGCACTAA
- a CDS encoding UDP-glucose dehydrogenase family protein, protein MNLTIIGSGYVGLTTGTCFAEMGHHVICVDNNREKIRTLQSGSIPIYEPKLEDLIRKNVAVGRLEFSPDIASSIPQSDVIFIAVPTPPNTDGSVDLTYIEKVAREIAEVLKPEMGYKVIVDKSTVPVKTGEKVRQTIKRYAGPDVQFDIVSNPEFLREGCTVDDLLHPDRIVIGANSERAMNVIKRVYQPIHAPILETDVNSAELIKYAANSFLALKISYINAVAKVCEKTGADVELVAEGIGMDKRISRHFLNAGLGYGGSCFPKDVKAFINISRTLGIPFTLLEEVERINDSQHTHFLDQIRDRLWVLKDKKIAVWGLAFKQNTDDIRESISLKLCEKLRKEGAIVTATDPKAIGTARSRLEELGVTPVEDMYECARDAEVLIIATEWSDYANADLQKLAEIMRNRIIFDGRNILSPANIRAVGFEYHSVGRPFIEEA, encoded by the coding sequence ATGAATTTAACCATTATCGGGAGCGGATATGTTGGACTGACTACGGGGACCTGCTTCGCGGAAATGGGCCACCATGTCATCTGCGTAGACAACAACAGGGAAAAAATCCGGACGCTGCAATCCGGGTCCATTCCCATTTACGAGCCCAAACTGGAAGACCTCATCAGGAAAAACGTGGCCGTGGGGCGGCTGGAATTCTCCCCGGACATCGCTTCATCCATTCCGCAAAGCGACGTCATCTTCATCGCCGTGCCCACGCCGCCCAACACGGACGGCTCCGTGGACCTGACCTACATTGAAAAAGTGGCGCGGGAAATCGCCGAAGTCCTAAAGCCGGAAATGGGCTACAAGGTCATTGTGGACAAATCCACGGTACCCGTCAAAACAGGAGAAAAAGTCAGACAGACCATCAAGCGCTATGCGGGGCCGGACGTTCAATTCGACATCGTTTCCAATCCGGAATTCCTGCGGGAAGGCTGCACCGTGGACGACCTTCTCCACCCGGACCGCATCGTCATCGGGGCCAACTCCGAACGGGCCATGAATGTCATCAAGCGCGTTTACCAGCCCATTCATGCCCCCATTCTGGAAACGGACGTCAACTCCGCGGAACTCATCAAGTATGCGGCCAACTCCTTCCTGGCCCTGAAAATCTCCTACATCAACGCCGTGGCCAAGGTATGTGAAAAAACCGGGGCGGACGTGGAGCTCGTGGCGGAAGGCATCGGGATGGACAAGCGCATCTCCCGCCACTTCCTCAACGCGGGACTGGGCTACGGCGGCTCCTGCTTCCCGAAGGACGTGAAAGCCTTCATCAACATCAGCCGTACGCTGGGCATTCCCTTCACCCTGCTGGAGGAAGTGGAACGCATCAACGACTCCCAGCACACGCACTTCCTGGATCAAATCAGGGACCGCCTCTGGGTGCTCAAGGACAAGAAAATAGCCGTATGGGGCCTGGCCTTCAAACAGAATACGGACGACATACGCGAATCCATCTCCCTCAAGCTGTGTGAAAAACTCCGCAAAGAAGGGGCCATCGTCACCGCGACGGACCCCAAGGCCATCGGCACGGCACGTTCCAGGCTGGAGGAGCTGGGCGTCACTCCGGTGGAGGACATGTACGAATGCGCGCGGGACGCGGAAGTGCTGATCATCGCCACGGAATGGAGCGACTACGCCAATGCGGACCTGCAAAAACTGGCGGAAATCATGCGCAACCGCATCATTTTTGACGGGAGGAACATCCTGTCCCCCGCCAACATACGGGCCGTGGGATTTGAATACCACTCCGTGGGCCGTCCTTTCATCGAAGAAGCCTGA
- a CDS encoding Amuc_1434 family mucin 2-degrading aspartic protease, whose protein sequence is MSIRFLSSLSLVAGMSLAAQAETLPYPDSDSSDGYDSAYYAEAYSGSYHSTPAPKSESSSKSIFPTQSYFELLGPMDSRNGHGHVNIQNWVTDVNLCRMSSGSWNFSAITGLRMTWFNGQGADEMDVDRLYTIWLNMNASCVISGKTRLVFGFTPEISTDFDTWTHNNIFFGGHAMITGPLNDRFSYGIGIGYYPQLGEAPLLPVLQFKWKTGNNWSLQLEGARLSYTKKVGEGLTWGPFVSIVSGTWTIHHDRRVRQFEWISGVAGVGANIGLGRWGSVRPRLMTDVGFSFGNSGTLKTSNGNHELEKRHYDPGFYLRAGIQFEF, encoded by the coding sequence ATGTCCATTCGATTTTTGTCGAGTCTCTCTCTTGTGGCCGGCATGTCCCTTGCAGCCCAGGCTGAAACTCTCCCCTACCCGGATTCCGATTCTTCCGACGGTTATGATTCCGCCTATTATGCCGAGGCTTATTCCGGAAGCTATCACAGTACTCCGGCCCCGAAGTCGGAATCTTCTTCCAAGTCCATTTTCCCCACCCAGTCTTATTTCGAGTTGCTGGGGCCCATGGATTCCAGAAACGGTCACGGCCATGTGAATATCCAGAACTGGGTAACGGACGTAAACCTGTGCCGCATGTCCAGCGGCTCCTGGAACTTCTCCGCGATAACGGGCCTGCGCATGACCTGGTTCAATGGGCAGGGGGCGGATGAAATGGACGTGGACCGCCTGTACACGATCTGGCTGAACATGAACGCCTCCTGTGTCATTTCAGGAAAAACGCGCCTGGTGTTTGGCTTCACACCGGAGATTTCCACGGATTTTGATACCTGGACGCATAACAATATCTTTTTCGGCGGGCATGCCATGATTACCGGTCCTCTGAATGACCGGTTCAGCTACGGCATCGGGATCGGCTATTACCCCCAGCTTGGAGAAGCTCCCTTGCTCCCCGTATTGCAGTTCAAATGGAAGACGGGCAATAACTGGAGCCTCCAGCTTGAAGGCGCGCGCCTTTCCTACACCAAGAAGGTGGGCGAAGGATTGACGTGGGGGCCTTTCGTTTCCATCGTGTCCGGTACGTGGACAATCCATCATGACCGCCGCGTGCGGCAGTTCGAGTGGATTTCCGGCGTTGCCGGGGTAGGGGCCAATATCGGGCTGGGACGCTGGGGGAGTGTCCGTCCCCGGCTGATGACGGACGTAGGCTTTTCTTTTGGAAATTCCGGCACGCTCAAGACCAGCAATGGGAATCATGAACTGGAGAAACGCCACTATGATCCCGGGTTTTATTTGCGCGCGGGTATTCAGTTTGAGTTTTAA